The following nucleotide sequence is from Brachyspira suanatina.
TTCTAAATATCCTTTTGCAGAAGCTGTTTTTAATGGACTATCATTATCAACATAAGTCTGATCAACATTAACACCATAAGAAAGTAATTCTGTAACCATTTTTTTATCACCGTATTGTAATGCCATTATTAAACTTCTTTCTCCATGTTTCTCTTCAAAGCTTTTTAAAGACTCTGCATCCTTTACATTTTTAAGATCATTAAAAGCCTCTAAATCCCATCCTGGTACTTCACTAATTTCGGCAGTATCAGTATTAATTTCTTCAGTATTATTATCTTCAACATATTCATCATTATTAGATATTTCTGTATTATTGGAATTAATTGCGTTAGTATCTGTAGTTACTTCTGTATTATCAGTTTTTTTAGAATTACAGCTTATTATACTAATTAACATTAAAGCAGTTATAATTAATTTTTTCATTTAATTACCCCTTAATTATTATTTTTTATTATCATATCACAACTAAATATAAAAGTAAAGAAAACATTAATTTCTTATTGCTGCTAGCGATAAACTTATTATTATATATAAAAAATCTCGCCTTAAAATATCTATCAGCTAAAGCTGACAGATGCTCGATTTTTTATTTTTAAATATAGCTGACAACTAAAGTTATCAGCTGCTCGTTTATCGCTTTAAAAATATATTAATAAATAATTCATATTAATTATATTAGCAATAATAAAAAATAATAATTTATCATTATACTGTATATCAATTAAAAAATATATAACCTATTTTATATACCTAAACAAGTGTATTTTGTCAATTTTAATATTTTTTATATGAATTATCAACTTTTTTGTCGCTCAAAAAAGTTGCTGCCACAGGCACGCTTCGCGAAAAAGCATATACTACAGCTTAATATTTTAAGAATATATATTAAATGTATGGTAATACATAAAATTTAGGTTAAAAATGCAGTCTTTCGCGAAGCGTATCCGAGCCTGTCGAGGATATAGGTTCTCGCTGCAGGCGGGCTTCGCCTTGGTTACAAAAAGAACTGGGGATGTTATGAAATACGGTGGGAAAAAGAACAATAAAAAATTGACAAACTTAAAATTTTTCATTACATATCAAGTACTTTTGAAACAAGTTTATTATTGCTGTTAATAAAAAAAAAGCTGACAATTAAATCTGCCAGCTGCTCAATTTTTTATTTATTGTTGTTATGCTCGCCACCTGTAAGGGTGCCTACTCGGTCGGCTCACTTATATTATTTTTTTAAAGCCACAATCTCATCATAGCTTTGTTCTTTAGCTAAATCAAAAATTGTTTTTCCGTCTTTATCAACAACAGAAGTATCTGCCCCTTTCTCTATCAAAAGTTTAAGAAGTTCAATATTTTCAGATCTAAGAGCAACAAATATTAAAGGTAAACCAGAAACACTATCAGTTTGAGTATTAATATCAGCACCTTGTTCTATTAAATATTCTGCTATTTCTGTAGTTTTATTTCTTACTGCAGCATTAAGTAATGAATAACTTTTACCTGAGTATGAATAACCATTAGTATATGTCATAGCAGGGTCAACACCTTGAGAAACTAAATATTTTACTATATCAATACATCCTTGAGAAATAGCAACAGCAATTACGGGGCCATACTCAAAATTTGAATAATTTATATCTGCTCCATGTTCTGTAAGTAGTTTAACTTTTTCTAAATTGCATCTTCCTATTATAGCAACATTTAATATATTATCTTTATTTTCTTCTTTAGTACCATAAATAATACCAGTGTCTGCTCCTGCATTTAATAGTTCCTTTACTACTTCCAAATGATAATTTTTTTCAGACTCTACTGCATAATATAAAGCGTCTATATCTCCTTCTTCTTCTCTAAAATTAACATCAGCACCTTGTTGGATAAGTTCTTTTACAAGTTTCAAATATCCCTTTTCTGAAGCTAATTCTAAAGGAGTTCTACTATCATTATCATCTTTCATATTTACATCAGCACCATAAGATATTAATTCAATAGCCTTTTCTTCTGTAGGAAATTTATCAATAGCAAATACTAAAGAAGATTTACTCGGATTTTTTGACTGCCATTCATCGAAAGAATTTTTATCTTTTATAGAATCAATTTCATTAAATAATTTTTCTTCCTCTTCTAACATTGTAGTTTTGTATATATCCCACATATCATTAGAAGCATATCCCTGATAGATTTCATTATTATTATTATTTACTTCTGAATTATTTATTTTTTCGCTTTTACCAGATCCGCAGCTTATTATATTTATTATACTGATTAATATAAAAGCTATTATAATTATTTTTTTCATAAAATACTCCATAATGATTATTGTTTACTATAATATCATAAGTAAATATAAAAGTAAATAAAATACTAATTACCATTATACTGTATATAACAAATCAATTAAAAATATGTTGTTAATAAAAAAAGTTGACAACTAAAGTTATCAGCTGCTCGTTTATCACTTTAAATATTATTTATATTATTTTTCTAAAGCTAATACATCATCATAGCCTTTTTCTCTGGCTATATCAAATACTGTCTTCTTTTCCTTATTTACAACTGTAGTGTCTGCTCCTTTCTCTATTAAAAGTTTTACGAGTGATGTATTTCCATTTTCAATAGCAGTCAATATTAAATTTACAGCTTCTTTGCTATTATCTTTATAATTTGAAGTCATATCATTTTCCATATAATTATCAATAATAGCTTTAGTATTTACATCAGCACCTTTATCTATTAAATATTCTGCTATTTTTGTATCATTATTATTAACTGTAGCAACTAATAAAGAAAATGGTATATTTCTATAATCTGTATATTTCATTGTAGGATCAATGCCTTTTTCAACTAAATATTTCACTATATCAAAACGTTCGCGTCTAATAGCATTAACAATAAAAGGCTCTCCTCTATCATTAACTTTGTCTATATTAGCACCATTTTCTACAAGTGTTTTAAATATTTCAAAATTATTATAATATAAACTTCTGTCTAATATAGTAAAATTGCCTTCCTCGGGATCTGAATAAAGAATATTAGGATTTGCTCCAGAATTTAATAGAACTTTAACTAATTCTAAACTATTTTTATTATTAGCATTAACAGCATAAAATAAAGAATCCGCAGATATATTACCTCTTGAATCTAATTCTCTTGCATTAACATCAGCATTATGATTTATAAGTTCTATAGCTAGTTTTACATATCCGTTAATTGAGGCATTCATTAAAGGAGTAAGCCCACTAAAATCTTTTTGATTGACATCAGCACCATAAGATATTAATTCAATAGCTTTTTCTTCTGTAGGATAATAATCAATAGCAAACTTTATAGGTGTTTGATCTGTATATTTTGACTGCCATTCATCTAAAGAGGCTTTATCTTTTATAAGATTAAAATCTGCAATAACTTGTGAATATTTTTCAGCTGATGAAGCACTATAATAAATATTAGTGGCATATCCTTCATACTCTTTTGTATTGCTTTCTAGTGTATTGGTATTAATTACAGAAGTTAATTTAGTATCGGTTTCTACATTATTTGTATTAACGGCATTAGTATTTGCAGTTACTTCTGCATTATCGTTTTTTTTAGAATTACAGCTTATTATACTGATTAATATTAAAGCTGTGATAATTATTTTTTTCATAAAACATTCCTTAATCATTATTGTTTGCTATAATATCATAAGTAAATATAAAAGTAAATAAAATACTAATTTCTTATTGCTGCTAACGATAAACTTATTATTATATATAAAAAATCTCGCCTTAAAATATCTATCAGCTAAAGCTGACAGATGCTCGATTTTTTATTTTTAAAATATAGCTGACAACTAAAGTTATCAGCTGCTCGTTTATCGCTTTAAAAATATATTAATATATAATTTATATTAATATATTAGCAATAATAAAAAATATATTGACAGAATATACCAATATACTGTATAATCAAAAACCTAATACTAGGTTAAAAAGAGGTTTATGATGAAAGTATTATGTATTATTATATTTATTATTAGTTCGTGCATTTCTTATGCTCAAGTGAGTGATGATTTTAAAAATTTAGCGACAACAAATAAAGAATCAGCATTATACAAATCAGTAATATCAGAAAATATTGATGAGTTTAAATATGTAATTGAAAATATTGAAAACAATAAAGAATATATAACTTACTCTATAACAAACATTGAAACATGGTATAACTATATACCCAATTTAAGCACTAATAGTTTCTCTAATTTCGTAAAAGTTTTATTAGATAATGGAATGGATATTAACGAATCTGGAAAAAATCTTATACTTGATGTAAGTAAGTCCTACAATTCACATCGTCAACCTAAATTCGGAGCAAGTGAAATTATAGGAGTTCCAGATAGTAAATATAAAATTGAAACACTGATGAATCTCGGAGCAAATATTAATATACAAGATAATGACGGAAATGGTATACTTCACTATATACTTTCCAGAGATAATATAGGAACAGAAGAATATGATATTTTTGAAATGCTTATAAAAAACGGAATCAATATTAATTTACAAAATAATGATGGAGATACTGCACTTCATAAAATTTCATATAAAAAAGATAATGGGTATAGAAATATTGATATGGAAAAAAAAGTTATATCTCTTTTTATAGAAAATAATGCAGATAAAAACATAAAAAATAATAATGGAAAAAAAGCGTATCCCGGAGAATTTATATATAATATAAAATTAATTTTTAGTAATATATTTAATATATTATACTATATTTTTATAATTATAATTATAATTATAGTTGATATATTCTATTCTATATTCTATGTAATATCAGGATTTATTTACAATATAGCTAGATTTTTTAGATAATTTATTTTTATACTGATTAA
It contains:
- a CDS encoding ankyrin repeat domain-containing protein, whose translation is MKKIIIIAFILISIINIISCGSGKSEKINNSEVNNNNNEIYQGYASNDMWDIYKTTMLEEEEKLFNEIDSIKDKNSFDEWQSKNPSKSSLVFAIDKFPTEEKAIELISYGADVNMKDDNDSRTPLELASEKGYLKLVKELIQQGADVNFREEEGDIDALYYAVESEKNYHLEVVKELLNAGADTGIIYGTKEENKDNILNVAIIGRCNLEKVKLLTEHGADINYSNFEYGPVIAVAISQGCIDIVKYLVSQGVDPAMTYTNGYSYSGKSYSLLNAAVRNKTTEIAEYLIEQGADINTQTDSVSGLPLIFVALRSENIELLKLLIEKGADTSVVDKDGKTIFDLAKEQSYDEIVALKK
- a CDS encoding ankyrin repeat domain-containing protein, whose translation is MKKIIITALILISIISCNSKKNDNAEVTANTNAVNTNNVETDTKLTSVINTNTLESNTKEYEGYATNIYYSASSAEKYSQVIADFNLIKDKASLDEWQSKYTDQTPIKFAIDYYPTEEKAIELISYGADVNQKDFSGLTPLMNASINGYVKLAIELINHNADVNARELDSRGNISADSLFYAVNANNKNSLELVKVLLNSGANPNILYSDPEEGNFTILDRSLYYNNFEIFKTLVENGANIDKVNDRGEPFIVNAIRRERFDIVKYLVEKGIDPTMKYTDYRNIPFSLLVATVNNNDTKIAEYLIDKGADVNTKAIIDNYMENDMTSNYKDNSKEAVNLILTAIENGNTSLVKLLIEKGADTTVVNKEKKTVFDIAREKGYDDVLALEK
- a CDS encoding ankyrin repeat domain-containing protein; the encoded protein is MKVLCIIIFIISSCISYAQVSDDFKNLATTNKESALYKSVISENIDEFKYVIENIENNKEYITYSITNIETWYNYIPNLSTNSFSNFVKVLLDNGMDINESGKNLILDVSKSYNSHRQPKFGASEIIGVPDSKYKIETLMNLGANINIQDNDGNGILHYILSRDNIGTEEYDIFEMLIKNGININLQNNDGDTALHKISYKKDNGYRNIDMEKKVISLFIENNADKNIKNNNGKKAYPGEFIYNIKLIFSNIFNILYYIFIIIIIIIVDIFYSIFYVISGFIYNIARFFR